One window of the Anticarsia gemmatalis isolate Benzon Research Colony breed Stoneville strain chromosome 21, ilAntGemm2 primary, whole genome shotgun sequence genome contains the following:
- the LOC142982180 gene encoding uncharacterized protein LOC142982180: MPTTRSEGKGRKATAQTPSSSEGTASTSATGATTEATGTSVTGTTDNTENTAATTSVTATTAPSGRASAPLAPPTDETPSVTASTAPTLRMDAACMQPPGRRTDPLPNHNKETTKPGETVTVQRKVNISVQPNKPQCPSPPPVLRAQGGSTASRVKAIKIAKAREELLRLQVELATARLAVLETEDSDEEQEEISVCTKEEVNERVDSWLERQNTQPILAITNEPHQPEEPSVIRTTMQGDQHQSHGTLTPAGARQDFKELAEAITSAVRAGQRPKFIELPIFNGSYQDWLPFRAAYYETESVYSTVENINRLRRNLKGKAREAVEGLLITDAHPSEIMQALESRFGRPESIAMMQMEALRVLPRLTESPRDICIFATKISNIVATLKTLSCINYMYNPEVSKTIVDKLTPTLRYRFFDFAAAEPKEDPDLMKLDKFLRRESTLCSPYALPEQISTQPPFTAQKRPQRVHNVTEKPYTPRCPVCEQTGHLVTECGRFKKMNEDERWDIAKAKRLCFRCLRYRKVTHRCATKQCGVNDCKYTHHALLHCNKKEDKKESEASEIITSTWTPRKKQSFLKIIPVQVEGSTGLINTFALMDDGSTVTLIDNDLAKQIGATGPVDPLKIQTISDVKTSEIASRRVTFSIRGMNGFEDRIQARTVRNFQVSSQRVSREHIKACQHLRDIQGELTYEDVKPKLLIGQDNWHLLLTSDIRKGNKDQPVASLTSLGWVLHGSLLKHKTQSIDFVSHMTETNEDHIETLVKQYFEMDAICLNPKRPRSDPEEQALRILDNTTKKTEDGRYETSLLWRKEDYNLPNNYENSLKRLHNIEKKIDRDQVLKTKYKEQMEALVQKGYAEPAPRETTPGKTWYLPHFAVINPMKPEKLRVVHDAAAKTKGVSLNDMLLKGPDLLQSLPGVVMKFRQHAIAVTADIKEMFMQVQLRVQDRDALRYLWRGDRRDDNPPEEYRMKSLIFGASSSPSTAIYVKNLNAKQYEVSNPEAALAIKNKHYVDDYLDSFETLEDAIRITKDVRQIHQNASFELKQWKSNSPSLLAALGEQEQREDLELYTSTETTERVLGVIWKITTDELTFNLNLARIEPPLPKRKTPTKREALKIVMSLFDPLGLASPVTIKAKQILQEVWRRGTGWDAEIQEDLAEEWKIWMEHLQRLRDVTIPRRYLGYSDATKLQLHVFTDASESAYSAVLYWRTETPNGDVAVSLIMAKAKVAPLKLTSIPRLELQAAVMGTRIAETVIEEHEKKPDKRVFWTDSRTVLTWIRTGSRSYKPFVAHRLAAIEESTKVNEWRWIPTKMNVADDATRDVPVAFDKHHRWYKGPDFLLTDEELWPTEKHNEKTEDSTEEKVHLTRHKEDLKLSQGLPDVSRFSDWNRLRYTTARVLQFIQLCRNRTDNVNYKRTIRNTVKDPNWNQTTKREVVKKATSLRSYDKIIPVTAETLKKAEELLMCASQVEAFATEIEDLKDNKPINKESRLHHLSVELTNDVIRLRSRIDAIGAANEAIKSPMVLDGNHPTVKLWVNSVHRQLHHAGVEATVNECRQQYWVIRIRPVTRAILKRCLFCRMKTQVPPHPRTGDLPACRLAHHRRPFTYTGVDYFGPLSVAVGRTRQKRYVAIFTCLTTRAVHLEIAGSLTTDSAIMALRRMIARRGCPTEIWSDNGTNLKGADKELRQAIDAGTSQEAAKRTISWRYIPPGAPFMGGAWERLVRSVKVALTATLHERNPTEEVLSTLLSEAEYTVNSRPLTHVLVSAEDPEALTPNHFLLGGPGRVPQPGTFTERDELSTSKWRATQRLADVFWTRWLREYLPELQNRREPHGRGPAVRVDDLVQVVDPNLPRNIWLRGRVTAVYPGPDNVVRTVDILTKGGVLRRPVRKLVILPLKGDDAPAPTEDATTSHGGRDVRGGATEHDT, encoded by the coding sequence ATGCCGACTACGCGTTCAGAAGGAAAGGGGCGCAAGGCGACCGCACAAACACCGTCGTCGTCCGAGGGCACGGCCAGCACCTCGGCGACCGGTGCTACCACCGAGGCTACGGGCACCAGCGTCACAGGAACGACCGACAACACAGAGAACACAGCAGCCACCACATCGGTCACCGCGACGACAGCGCCCTCGGGACGAGCCTCGGCACCGCTTGCGCCACCAACAGACGAAACACCTTCGGTAACCGCTTCAACAGCACCGACGCTCCGGATGGACGCCGCGTGTATGCAGCCGCCTGGCAGGAGGACGGATCCCCTTCCGAACCACAATAAGGAAACTACGAAACCAGGTGAGACAGTGACAGTGCAAAGGAAAGTGAACATTAGTGTGCAACCGAACAAACCACAGTGCCCCTCCCCCCCGCCAGTGCTAAGGGCGCAAGGGGGATCAACCGCGAGTCGTGTTAAAGCTATTAAAATCGCAAAAGCGCGGGAAGAGTTGTTACGCTTACAAGTGGAGTTGGCTACCGCGCGCTTAGCCGTCCTAGAGACTGAGGACTCAGATGAAGAACAAGAAGAGATATCCGTGTGTACGAAAGAGGAAGTGAACGAAAGGGTTGACAGCTGGCTAGAGAGGCAAAACACGCAACCAATCTTGGCGATCACGAACGAACCACATCAGCCGGAAGAGCCGTCAGTTATAAGAACCACTATGCAGGGAGATCAACATCAGTCGCACGGGACTCTCACACCGGCGGGAGCTCGACAGGACTTCAAGGAACTTGCGGAGGCCATAACGTCAGCAGTGAGAGCGGGTCAACGACCTAAGTTCATCGAACTACCTATTTTCAATGGTTCATATCAAGATTGGCTACCTTTTCGCGCCGCTTACTATGAAACGGAAAGTGTGTATAGTACAGTAGAAAACATAAACCGCCTGAGAAGAAATCTTAAAGGAAAAGCCAGGGAAGCAGTTGAGGGTCTGCTTATCACCGACGCTCACCCATCCGAGATAATGCAAGCACTCGAATCTCGATTTGGACGACCAGAGTCAATAGCGATGATGCAAATGGAAGCGCTACGAGTTTTACCACGTCTCACAGAATCGCCCCGCGACATATGTATATTCGCCACGAAAATCTCCAATATCGTCGCTACATTAAAAACCTTAAGCTGTATCAACTACATGTACAACCCGGAAGTGAGCAAGACAATAGTGGACAAGCTGACGCCTACCCTGCGATACAGATTCTTCGACTTCGCCGCCGCGGAACCCAAAGAAGACCCAGACTTGATGAAGTTAGACAAGTTCCTGAGAAGAGAATCAACGCTATGCAGTCCTTACGCGCTACCTGAGCAAATATCAACACAACCGCCGTTCACCGCACAGAAGAGGCCACAGAGAGTTCACAACGTCACGGAAAAACCGTACACACCGAGATGTCCGGTATGCGAACAAACAGGACACTTGGTGACAGAATGTGGACGTTTTAAGAAGATGAATGAAGATGAACGATGGGACATAGCCAAGGCCAAACGACTCTGCTTTCGATGTTTGAGATATAGGAAAGTTACTCACCGTTGTGCTACGAAACAATGCGGCGTGAACGACTGTAAATACACTCATCACGCGCTTCTACACTGTAACAAGAAAGAAGATAAGAAAGAGTCCGAAGCGTCGGAAATCATCACCTCTACGTGGACGCCTAGAAAGAAACAGTCTTTCTTAAAAATCATACCAGTGCAAGTAGAAGGTTCTACAGGTCTAATTAACACCTTCGCGTTAATGGACGACGGCTCTACAGTGACCCTGATCGACAACGACCTAGCCAAGCAAATAGGAGCGACAGGACCCGTCGACCCGTTGAAAATACAGACAATTAGTGACGTCAAAACGTCAGAAATAGCCTCTAGAAGAGTCACATTCTCGATTAGAGGTATGAACGGCTTTGAAGACAGAATACAGGCTCGTACAGTAAGAAACTTCCAAGTATCGTCGCAACGCGTATCTAGGGAACACATCAAGGCGTGTCAACATCTGAGGGACATACAGGGAGAGTTGACATATGAAGACGTGAAGCCGAAGCTACTGATCGGACAAGACAACTGGCATCTCCTACTGACATCGGACATAAGGAAAGGAAACAAAGACCAACCTGTGGCATCTCTCACGTCACTAGGTTGGGTACTCCATGGCAGTTTGCTGAAGCACAAAACCCAGAGCATCGACTTCGTATCTCATATGACCGAAACAAATGAAGACCACATAGAAACCTTAGTCAAGCAGTACTTCGAGATGGACGCGATCTGCCTGAACCCCAAGAGACCTAGATCAGACCCAGAGGAACAAGCTCTTCGAATCCTAGACAACACTACGAAAAAGACTGAAGATGGAAGGTATGAAACAAGTCTGTTATGGCGTAAAGAAGACTACAACTTACCCAACAACTACGAGAACTCCTTGAAGCGTCTACACAACATCGAGAAGAAGATCGATCGAGATCAAGTTTTGAAGACGAAGTACAAGGAACAGATGGAAGCACTCGTACAGAAGGGATACGCAGAACCTGCACCTCGAGAAACAACACCCGGTAAAACCTGGTACTTACCACACTTCGCGGTCATCAACCCCATGAAGCCAGAGAAGTTACGAGTGGTACACGACGCAGCAGCCAAGACGAAGGGAGTGTCTCTCAACGACATGTTACTCAAAGGTCCGGATCTCCTACAGTCTCTACCAGGCGTCGTGATGAAGTTCAGACAACATGCTATAGCCGTCACAGCCGACATCAAGGAAATGTTCATGCAAGTGCAACTACGAGTTCAAGATAGAGATGCGCTACGTTACCTATGGCGAGGAGATAGAAGAGACGACAATCCCCCCGAAGAGTACAGAATGAAGTCACTAATATTCGGCGCGTCGAGCTCACCATCAACAGCGATCTACGTCAAAAACTTGAACGCGAAACAATACGAAGTGTCAAACCCAGAAGCAGCGTTAGCCATCAAGAACAAGCATTACGTGGACGACTACTTGGACAGTTTCGAAACATTGGAAGACGCTATACGTATAACAAAGGACGTGCGACAAATCCATCAAAACGCAAGCTTCGAGTTGAAACAATGGAAGTCGAACTCACCATCACTATTAGCCGCATTAGGAGAACAAGAACAAAGGGAAGATCTCGAGTTATATACGTCGACAGAAACCACAGAACGAGTGTTAGGAGTCATATGGAAGATCACTACAGACGAATTAACGTTCAATCTCAACTTGGCGAGAATTGAACCGCCACTACCGAAAAGGAAGACGCCGACGAAGAGAGAAGCACTCAAGATCGTTATGTCTCTATTCGACCCACTAGGACTCGCATCACCGGTGACTATCAAGGCGAAACAAATACTACAAGAAGTCTGGCGCAGAGGAACGGGCTGGGATGCTGAAATACAAGAGGATCTCGCAGAGGAATGGAAGATATGGATGGAACATCTACAAAGACTTCGAGACGTGACCATACCACGGAGATACCTCGGCTACAGCGATGCGACTAAGCTTCAGCTTCATGTCTTCACCGACGCGAGCGAGTCTGCCTACTCAGCGGTCCTATATTGGCGAACGGAGACGCCGAACGGGGACGTAGCGGTGTCACTCATCATGGCTAAGGCGAAGGTAGCACCTCTTAAACTGACGTCGATACCCCGCCTAGAACTACAAGCAGCAGTGATGGGAACCAGAATAGCTGAAACAGTCATAGAAGAACATGAGAAGAAACCCGACAAGAGAGTATTTTGGACAGATAGTCGAACAGTGTTAACTTGGATACGAACGGGATCAAGATCATACAAACCCTTCGTGGCTCACCGTTTAGCAGCGATTGAAGAGAGTACAAAGGTAAACGAATGGCGTTGGATACCAACCAAGATGAACGTAGCCGACGACGCCACTCGAGACGTACCTGTTGCCTTCGACAAGCACCACCGATGGTACAAAGGTCCTGACTTCCTGCTCACCGATGAAGAACTTTGGCCAACAGAGAAGCACAACGAGAAGACGGAAGATTCGACAGAAGAGAAGGTACACCTCACACGCCACAAGGAAGATCTGAAACTAAGTCAAGGTTTACCCGATGTATCACGCTTCTCAGACTGGAATCGACTTCGATACACAACAGCGAGAGTTCTACAGTTCATTCAACTGTGTAGAAACAGGACGGATAACGTCAACTACAAAAGGACAATCAGAAACACAGTGAAGGACCCGAACTGGAATCAAACAACGAAGAGAGAGGTGGTCAAGAAAGCAACTTCCTTACGCAGCTACGACAAGATTATCCCGGTAACAGCTGAAACACTCAAGAAAGCAGAAGAACTTCTCATGTGTGCATCGCAAGTAGAAGCTTTCGCAACAGAAATAGAAGACTTAAAAGACAACAAACCGATCAACAAAGAAAGCCGTCTACATCACCTAAGCGTCGAGCTAACCAACGACGTCATCAGACTCAGGAGCCGAATCGACGCGATAGGAGCAGCCAACGAAGCCATCAAAAGCCCTATGGTGTTAGACGGAAACCATCCGACCGTAAAGTTGTGGGTCAACTCAGTACATCGACAGTTACATCACGCCGGAGTTGAAGCTACAGTGAACGAGTGCAGACAACAATACTGGGTCATACGCATTCGTCCAGTGACCCGAGCTATACTGAAGAGATGCCTGTTCTGTAGAATGAAGACACAAGTACCGCCACACCCAAGGACCGGAGACCTGCCAGCCTGTCGCCTCGCGCATCATCGACGACCCTTCACGTATACAGGCGTGGACTACTTCGGACCTCTCTCGGTAGCTGTTGGCAGAACAAGACAGAAGAGATACGTCGCAATCTTCACGTGCCTCACCACACGAGCTGTACATCTAGAAATAGCGGGTTCACTCACAACCGACTCCGCTATTATGGCGCTACGCAGGATGATCGCGCGACGTGGGTGTCCAACAGAAATCTGGTCGGACAACGGTACCAACCTGAAGGGAGCAGACAAGGAACTCAGACAAGCAATCGACGCAGGGACATCGCAGGAAGCAGCGAAGAGGACAATCTCCTGGCGCTACATACCCCCCGGGGCACCATTCATGGGCGGCGCATGGGAGAGATTAGTGAGGTCAGTCAAAGTGGCCCTCACAGCGACACTGCACGAGCGAAACCCTACGGAGGAAGTCCTGTCTACTCTACTTAGCGAAGCCGAGTACACCGTGAATAGCCGACCGCTGACTCACGTATTAGTTAGCGCAGAAGACCCTGAAGCTCTCACGCCCAACCACTTCCTATTGGGCGGACCCGGCCGAGTACCACAACCCGGTACATTCACAGAACGAGACGAACTTTCAACATCAAAATGGCGAGCAACGCAACGACTAGCCGACGTTTTCTGGACGCGGTGGCTGAGAGAATATCTACCGGAACTTCAAAACCGGCGGGAGCCCCACGGACGCGGACCTGCGGTACGAGTCGACGACCTAGTGCAGGTCGTTGACCCCAACCTGCCACGCAACATCTGGCTACGAGGACGTGTGACAGCTGTCTACCCAGGCCCGGACAACGTCGTGAGGACCGTGGACATCCTGACCAAAGGAGGAGTTCTTCGCCGACCCGTCCGCAAGCTGGTGATACTGCCGCTCAAGGGAGACGACGCACCCGCACCGACAGAAGATGCGACGACCTCGCACGGCGGGAGAGATGTGCGTGGTGGCGCCACTGAGCACGACACTTAG
- the LOC142982139 gene encoding B2 protein-like has protein sequence MTPSTKTGDPMVWALAVVMAVVALTEQATMGCKNCIMLGKEEKAMFRAHSDACLPMSHVDQRLVDAMLAGELLDEAPLRKHVYCVLLKCKLVSKDGKLLKNAVLGKMAARPDAKNATKVLESCAEQTGDTPEDLAWNLFRCGYDKKALLFEYMPTGTAGSGDTDNTN, from the exons ATGACGCCCAGCACTAAGACAGGAGACCCGATGGTGTGGGCGCTCGCCGTCGTGATGGCGGTCGTTGCTCTCACCGAACAG GCTACAATGGGATGCAAGAACTGTATT ATGTTAGGCAAAGAGGAGAAGGCGATGTTCCGCGCGCACTCGGACGCGTGCCTGCCGATGTCGCACGTGGACCAGCGGCTGGTGGACGCCATGCTGGCGGGCGAGCTGCTGGACGAGGCGCCGCTGCGCAAGCACGTGTACTGCGTGCTGCTCAAGTGCAAGCTCGTCTCCAAGGACGGCAAGCTCCTCAAGAACGCCGTGCTCGGCAAAATGGCGGCCAGGCCTGATGCTAAGAACGCCACTAAG GTGCTGGAGAGCTGTGCCGAGCAGACAGGAGACACGCCTGAAGACCTGGCGTGGAACCTGTTCCGATGTGGCTACGACAAGAAGGCTCTACTCTTCGAATACATGCCCACCGGCACCGCGGGCTCTGGCGACACTGACAACACCAACTAG